Proteins co-encoded in one Anser cygnoides isolate HZ-2024a breed goose unplaced genomic scaffold, Taihu_goose_T2T_genome scaffold_43_1, whole genome shotgun sequence genomic window:
- the LOC136789274 gene encoding LOW QUALITY PROTEIN: menin-like (The sequence of the model RefSeq protein was modified relative to this genomic sequence to represent the inferred CDS: inserted 2 bases in 2 codons; deleted 2 bases in 1 codon; substituted 1 base at 1 genomic stop codon), with amino-acid sequence MAAAERTPGLHFPSCPAPRLQLPSCLARPFPAPRLQLPAHPARRYSFTAPRLQLPSCLACPFPAPRLQLPARPARRTTPPSGPRAGPAPSPTCSARCRRWRPRAAMGLKPWQKALFPLRSVGAVVRLFEAELRQPEPDLVLLSLVLGFVEHFLAVNRVLPTNVPGLSFEARPGPEPHTLAYFPVAELSIVAALYARFTAQIRGXVDLSLYPRPDGFSSRELVRKVADVIWNSLSRSYFKDRAHIQSLFSFITGTKLDSSGVAFAVVGACQALGLRDVHLALSEDHAWVVFGRGGEQTAEVTWHGKGNEDRRGQTVHAGVAERSWLYLKGSYLRCTRHMEVAFMVCAINPSIDLHTDSLELLQLQQRLLWLLYDMGHLERYPMALGNLADLEELEPTPGRPDPLTLYHKGILSARTYYNNEHIYPYMYLAGYHCRNKNVKEALEAWADTATVIQDYNYCREDEEIYKEFFDVANDVIPNLLKEAANAAEPPGTPTGPRWGGVPGGGSALQDPECFAHLLRFYDGICKWEEGSPTPVLHVGWATFLVQSLGRFDGQVRQQVRLAPRSPPPAEEAEEGAGPGGGEEPREGRRRGPRRESRPEEPAPPPKRAPERGGASGQRGGAGRQRGGARGAGGGAWSXRGGAGAAGGGPGAGGGPWLSFRSEKMRGMQELLRAPRVNSSAIKLQLTAQSQVQPRRPPXAAPSDYALAFLKRPRKAL; translated from the exons ATGGCGGCCGCCGAGCGCACTCCCGGCCTACACTTCCCATCGTGCCCCGCGCCGCGCCTACAACTCCCGTCATGCCTCGCGCGCCCATTTCCCGCGCCGCGCCTACAACTCCCAGCACACCCCGCGCGCCGCTACAGCTTCACGGCGCCGCGCCTACAACTCCCGTCGTGCCTTGCGTGCCCGTTTCCCGCGCCGCGCCTACAACTCCCAGCACGCCCCGCGCGCAGAACTACACCTCCCAGCGGGCCCCGCGCGggccctgccccctccccgacGTGCTCCGCGCGCTGCCGCCGGTGGCGGCCACG GGCCGCCATGGGGCTGAAGCCCTGGCAGAAGGCGCTGTTCCCGCTGCGCTCGGTGGGCGCCGTGGTGCGGCTCTTCGAGGCCGAGCTGCGGCAGCCCGAGCCGGACCTGGTGCTGCTCTCGCTGGTGCTGGGCTTCGTGGAGCATTTCCTCGCCGTCAACCGCGTGCTGCCCACCAACGTCCCGGGGCTCAGCTTCgaggcccggccgggccccgagCCCCACACCCTGGCCTACTTCCCGGTGGCCGAGCTGTCCATCGTGGCCGCCCTCTACGCCCGCTTCACGGCGCAGATCCGGG CCGTGGACCTCTCGCTCTACCCGCGCCCCGACGGCTTCTCGTCCCGCGAGCTGGTCCGCAAGGTGGCCGACGTCATCTGGAACAGCCTCAGCCGCTCCTACTTCAAGGACCGCGCGCACATCCAGTCGCTCTTCAGCTTCATCACCG gcaCGAAGCTGGACAGCTCGGGGGTGGCGTTTGCGGTGGTGGGGGCGTGCCaggcgctggggctgcgggaCGTGCACCTCGCCCTGTCCGAGGACCACGCCTGGGTCGTCTTCGGGCGCGGGGGCGAGCAGACGGCCGAGGTCACCTGGCACGGCAAGGGCAACGAGGACCGCCGGGGACAGACCGTGCACGCCGGCGTGGCCGAGAGG AGCTGGCTGTACCTGAAGGGCTCGTACCTGCGCTGCACGCGCCACATGGAGGTGGCCTTCATGGTGTGCGCCATCAACCCCTCCATCGACCTGCACACCGACAGCCtcgagctgctgcagctccagcag CGCCTGCTGTGGCTGCTCTACGACATGGGGCACCTGGAGCG CTACCCCATGGCCCTGGGCAACTTGGCCgacctggaggagctggagcccaCGCCGGGCCGCCCCGACCCCCTCACCCTCTACCACAAG GGCATCCTGTCGGCACGGACCTACTACAACAACGAGCACATCTACCCCTACATGTACCTGGCCGGCTACCACTGCCGCAACAAGAACGTCAAGGAGGCGCTCGAGGCCTGGGCCGACACCGCCACCGTCATCCAGGA ctatAATTACTGCCGGGAGGACGAGGAGATCTACAAGGAGTTCTTCGACGTGGCCAACGACGTCATCCCCAACCTGCTCAAGGAGGCGGCCAACGCGGCCGAGCCCCCGGGGACGCCGACGGGgccgaggtggggggggg tgcccggggggggctcggcgctgCAGGACCCCGAGTGCTTCGCCCACCTCCTGCGCTTCTACGACGGGATCTGCAAGTGGGAGGAGGGCAGCCCCACGCCCGTGCTGCACGTCGGCTGGGCCACCTTCCTCGTCCAGTCCCTCGGGCGCTTCGAcgggcag gtccgGCAGCAGGTCCGCCtggccccccgctcccccccgcccgcggaggaggcggaggaaggggcggggccg ggcgggggggaggaGCCCCGCGAGGGGCGGCGCCGGGGCCCGCGCCGCGAGTCCCGCCCCGAGgagccggccccgccccccaagCGCGCCCCCGAGC ggggcggggctagcGGGCAaaggggcggggccgggaggcaaaggggcggggctaggggcgcagggggcggggcctggagtTAAAGGGGCGGCGCAGGGGCCGcagggggggggccgggggccgggggggggccgtggcTGTCGTTCCGCAGCGAGAAGATGCGGGggatgcaggagctgctgcgcGCCCCCCGCGTCAACTCGAGCGCCATCAAGCTGCAGCTCACGGCCCAGTCCCAGGTGCAgccgcgccgccccc gcgccgcccccagCGACTACGCCCTCGCCTTCCTCAAGCGGCCCCGCAAGGCGCTCtga